From a region of the Epinephelus fuscoguttatus linkage group LG21, E.fuscoguttatus.final_Chr_v1 genome:
- the maf1b gene encoding MAF1 homolog, negative regulator of RNA polymerase III b: protein MKLLESSSFEALSSRLCVETGESRILGRMESYSCKMAGDDKHMFKQFCQEGEPHVLEALSPPQSTSATSPSQLGKSSEDGENPLSDKCCRKTLFYLITTLNESFRPDYDFSAARAHEFSREPSLNWVANAVNSSLYSAVGEEFNSLGPELWNAIDQEINLQGCDIYSYNPDLDSDPFGEEGSLWSFNYFFYNKKLKRIVFFTCRSVSVLSGYGRDSLDNELDMELDDEEEMDGFTEDRFPRALCV from the exons ATGAAACTATTGGAAAGCTCCAGCTTTGAAGCCCTCAGCTCCCGGCTGTGTGTTGAAACAGGAGAGTCTCGCATCCTTGGCAG GATGGAGAGCTACTCCTGCAAGATGGCAGGGGATGATAAACATATGTTCAAGCAGTTCTGCCAGGAGGGGGAGCCACATGTCCTGGAGgccctctctccccctcagtCCACCAGTGCCACCAGCCCTTCACA GCTGGGGAAGAGCAGTGAAGACGGGGAGAACCCCCTGAGTGACAAGTGTTGCAGGAAGACTCTTTTCTACCTCATCACCACACTCAACGAGTCTTTTCGGCCGGACTATGACTTCAGCGCCGCACGGGCCCACGAGTTCAGCCGAGAGCCCAGCCTCAACTGG GTGGCTAATGCAGTAAACAGCAGCCTGTATTCAGCTGTGGGAGAGGAGTTCAACTCTCTGGGGCCGGAGCTGTGGAACGCCATCGACCAAGAGATCAACCTGCAAGGCTGTGACATATACAG CTACAACCCTGATCTGGACTCAGACCCTTTTGGTGAAGAGGGCAGCCTCTGGTCCTTCAACTACTTCTTCTACAACAAGAAACTCAAGAGGATTGTATTCTTCACATGTCGCTCTGTCAG CGTCCTGAGTGGCTATGGCCGTGACTCTCTTGACAATGAGCTGGACATGGAGCTGGATGACGAAGAGGAGATGGATGGCTTCACTGAGGACAG GTTCCCCAGAGCCTTGTGCGTGTGA